The following coding sequences are from one Tachysurus vachellii isolate PV-2020 chromosome 7, HZAU_Pvac_v1, whole genome shotgun sequence window:
- the zgc:92429 gene encoding cysteine and histidine-rich domain-containing protein 1 yields MALLCYNRGCGERFDEDKNSDDACCFHPGMPIFHDALKGWSCCKKRTTDFSEFLSIQGCSRGRHSNVKPEEPLKPECKSDKGERNLHSSEEIIYQGPKSAEALEKERPSSDEPKSKLKVKVSPSLSQILEKMEISEKQKQEKLDSKIVIVGTKCKNSGCKTLYQGPETDAEVCTHHHGAPVFHEGYKYWSCCCIKTIDFNAFLDQKGCTTGKHCWVQKQDKKKVACRNDWHQTGNQVVVTIYAKNANPEHSYVEANRTVLTCHIQFENDKEFHKDFYLWGVVDVKSSLVNMVPSKVEVTLKKADAVAWGKLEDSKHKPEPEVTEDICSTEQEMKADEKPDWYISDDDISESDWEDDDDDNKEDAKKEEEQDVDGPPLLEEPKPVPPKN; encoded by the exons ATGGCTTTGCTGTGTTATAATAGAGGCTGCGGCGAAAGGTTTGATGAGGATAAGAACTCAGATG ATGCCTGTTGTTTTCATCCTGGAATGCCTATCTTTCATGATGCCCTGAag GGCTGGTCCTGCTGTAAGAAGAGAACGACAGACTTCTCAGAGTTTCTTTCAATCCAG GGTTGTTCTCGTGGACGTCATAGTAATGTGAAGCCTGAAGAGCCGCTGAAGCCTGAGTGCAAGTCTGATAAAGGAGAGAGGAATCTTCACAGCAGTGAGGAGATCATCTACCAGGGTCCCAAATCTGCTGAGGCTTTGGAGAAAGAGCGACCtag CTCTGATGAGCCGAAGTCCAAGCTGAAAGTGAAGgtgtctccttctctgtctcagaTCCTGGAGAAAATGGAGATCAGTGAAAAGCAGAAGCAGGAGAAGCTCG ACAGTAAAATCGTCATTGTGGGGACAAAGTGTAAAAACTCAGGATGCAAAACA ctaTACCAGGGTCCAGAGACAGATGCAGAGGTTTGCACACATCACCATGGAGCACCAGTCTTTCATGAGGG ATACAAATACTGGAGCTGCTGCTGCATAAAGACCATCGACTTTAACGCTTTCCTGGATCAAAAAGGCTGTACTACAGGCAAACACTGCTGGGTCCAAAAACAG GATAAGAAGAAGGTGGCATGTCGAAATGACTGGCACCAGACAGGCAACCAGGTGGTGGTCACTATCTATGCCAAGAACGCCAACCCTGAGCATTCCTATGTGGAGGCGAACCGCACTGTG CTGACGTGTCATATCCAGTTTGAAAATGACAAGGAGTTTCACAAGGACTTCTATCTGTGGGGG GTAGTTGATGTGAAGAGCAGCTTGGTCAACATGGTGCCTTCTAAAGTAGAAGTGACCCTAAAGAAGGCTGATGCTGTGGCTTGGGGAAAACTGGAGGACTCCAAACACAAACCTGAACCTGAGGTCACAGAAGACATCTGTTCCACAGAGCAGGAGATGAAAGCTGATGAAAAACCAGACTGGTACATCTCAGATGATGACATCAGTGAGTCGGACTGGGAGGACGACGACGACGACAACAAGGAGGATGCTaagaaagaggaagagcagGATGTGGATGGTCCTCCCTTGCTGGAGGAACCCAAACCTGTACCTCCAAAGAATTAG